The following is a genomic window from uncultured Hyphomonas sp..
GTCGTCGAACCAACGGTATGGGCTGATATCGACTGGACGGTTACGCGACTGGCTGCGTGCGCTGACGCCGGTAATTTGAACTTCGCCTGGCAGGCGAAGATTCTGCTGGCGTTCAACCAGTTCAATCAGGCCGCAGCCGACATGGCCAAGCCCGGCGATCCCTATCTTCAAAGGTGCCAAAAGGGCCCCCTGTTTGTTGCTGAATGTCCCGGCAGGTGCCTAGCTGGTTTGGCGGCCGGGGGAAAGGGGGCGACCGCCCAAACTGGTGGCATTGCAGCGGATGGAAACCCCGTGCTTAATGCGCGGACAAGAAACTGATGAGGGAGGGCGAATCCATGCCAATCAATCAAGATGCCGTCGGATCGAAGGGCACACCGAGAACCTGGGCATGGGATTCACGGGACGCCCTGCTCTATGCGCTGGGCGTCGGCGCCGGGATGGAAGACCCCGTCGGGGCCGAACTGGAATTCACGACCGAAAACACGATGGGCGTTGACCAGCAAGTGCTGCCCACATTCGGCGTGCTGGCGGGTTTCAATGCCAGAGGCGGAAAAAGCGCCATGTCCAATGCCGGGACCTATGACCCCCGCATGCTGGTCCATGGCGAACAGGGCATCCGCCTGCACCGTACCATTCCGGTTGAAGGCGAGATATCCATCGTCGATGAAATCACCGGCATTTACGACAAAGGCAAAGGCGCCGTCGTCGCGACCAAAGCCGTGGCGACGCTGACGGCGGACGGCAAACCGCTCTTCGAACTCACCTCATCTGTGTTCATTGTCGGTGAAGGCGGTTTTGGAGGCGACAAGGGCCCGTCCGGCCAGACGAATGTCGCACCGGAACGGGCGCCGGATCACGAGGTGACCTACCAGACCCGGTCGGACCAGGCCCTGCTCTATCGCCTGAGCGGCGATCGCAATCCCCTGCATTCCGACAAGAAATTCTCTGATGTCGGTGGCTTCCCGAAACCGATCCTGCACGGCCTGTGCACCTACGGCTTCACGGGCCGCGCCCTGCTCGCCTCGCTCTGCGGAAACGCTCCGGCGCGGTTCACGGCGATGGACGGACGCTTCTCTTCCCCGGTCCTGCCGGGCGAAGCGCTGACCACAAAGATCTGGACCGGAGAAGGCGATAACGGCACGGCCATCTTCCAGACCGTCGGCGGAGATGGCCGTGTCGTCATCAACAATGGAGGCTTCAGTTACGCCTGATGGCGGCGGCTATTCCGCCGCCGCGGCTGCAGGCTTGATTTCCTTCACGCCGCGCTTCTCCAGGAATTTCCGGATGTTGCGCGCGGCCTGACGGATGCGCTGCTCATTTTCCACAAGCGCGATGCGGACATGGCCGTCGCCATGTTCGCCAAAGCCGGAGCCGGGCGCGACCGCGACATGCGCCTCGTTGATCAGCTGCAGGGCGAATTCGAGACTGCCTAGGTGCTTCAGCTGTTCGGGGATCGGGGCCCAGGCGAACATCGACGCAGCCGGGCTCGGCACGGGCCATCCGGCGCGTGTGAAGCTTTCCACCAGCACATCGCGGCGTGACTTGTAGATGGCGCGGGTCTCTTCCACGCAGTCCTGCGGACCGTCGAGCGCGGCGACGGCGGCAACCTGGATCGGCGTATAGGCACCGTAATCCAGATAGGACTTCACGCGGGCAAGTGCGGCGATCAGCTTTTCATTGCCCGCCACGAAGCCCATGCGCCAGCCGGCCATGGAGTAGGTCTTCGACATGGTGGTGAACTCGACCGCGATGTCCTTTGCCCCATCGACCTGCAGGATCGAAGGCGTCGGCTCGTCGAAATATATCTCGTTATAGGCAAGGTCCGACAGCACCCACAGCTCGTGCTTTTTCGCGAACTTGATGGCGTCCTTGTAGAAGTCCAGATCGCACACGGCGGCCGTCGGGTTGGACGGATAGCAGAGCACCATCGCGGTCGGCGGCGGCACGGAATAGTGCACGGCCTTGCCGAGGTTCGACAGGTATTGTTCCGGCGTCTGGGCCGGTACGCCGCGGATCGAGGCACCGGCAATGATGAAGCCGAAATGGTGCAGCGGGTAAGACGGGTCCGGCGCCAGGATTACATCGCCCGGTGCCGAAATGGCCTGAGCAAGGTTGGCGAAGCCTTCCTTGGAGCCGAGAGTGACGATCACCTCCCGGTCCTTGTCCAGCTTCACATCGAAGCGGCGTTTGTAATAGTCGGTCAGCGCGCGGCGCAGGCCGGGAATACCGCGCGAAGCGGAATAGCCGTTAACGTCCGGCCGGCGGGCCGTTTCGCACAGCTTGTCGACGATATGCTTGGGTGTG
Proteins encoded in this region:
- a CDS encoding MaoC/PaaZ C-terminal domain-containing protein, with translation MPINQDAVGSKGTPRTWAWDSRDALLYALGVGAGMEDPVGAELEFTTENTMGVDQQVLPTFGVLAGFNARGGKSAMSNAGTYDPRMLVHGEQGIRLHRTIPVEGEISIVDEITGIYDKGKGAVVATKAVATLTADGKPLFELTSSVFIVGEGGFGGDKGPSGQTNVAPERAPDHEVTYQTRSDQALLYRLSGDRNPLHSDKKFSDVGGFPKPILHGLCTYGFTGRALLASLCGNAPARFTAMDGRFSSPVLPGEALTTKIWTGEGDNGTAIFQTVGGDGRVVINNGGFSYA
- a CDS encoding LL-diaminopimelate aminotransferase encodes the protein MNTDFHKIRRLPPYVFEQVNRTKAALRADGADIIDLGMGNPDLPTPKHIVDKLCETARRPDVNGYSASRGIPGLRRALTDYYKRRFDVKLDKDREVIVTLGSKEGFANLAQAISAPGDVILAPDPSYPLHHFGFIIAGASIRGVPAQTPEQYLSNLGKAVHYSVPPPTAMVLCYPSNPTAAVCDLDFYKDAIKFAKKHELWVLSDLAYNEIYFDEPTPSILQVDGAKDIAVEFTTMSKTYSMAGWRMGFVAGNEKLIAALARVKSYLDYGAYTPIQVAAVAALDGPQDCVEETRAIYKSRRDVLVESFTRAGWPVPSPAASMFAWAPIPEQLKHLGSLEFALQLINEAHVAVAPGSGFGEHGDGHVRIALVENEQRIRQAARNIRKFLEKRGVKEIKPAAAAAE